One segment of Vagococcus martis DNA contains the following:
- a CDS encoding DEAD/DEAH box helicase: MTKFNQFGLNDNLIQALDEIGFKEATEVQETLIPVINKGKSVVGQSQTGSGKTHTFLLPLMNKIDTKKEEVQVIITAPSRELAEQIYQAANQLAGHYDDELRVSNYVGGTDKKRQMDKLANQQPHLVIGTPGRILDLIESGALKTHTAFAFVVDEADMTLDMGFLEDVDKIAATLPGNLQMLVFSATIPVKLKPFLKKYMDNPVVEHIKPTSVISDTIENWVISTKSKDVEQVVYDLLTIGHPFLAMVFANTKQKVDEITDFLKEKGLKVAKIHGDIPPRERKRVMKSIQNLDYQFVVATDLAARGIDIEGVSHVINAEIPKDLEFFIHRVGRTGRNGLPGIAITLYEPKDEAALAELEKLGIRFEPKTIKKGEIVDHYDRNRREQRSRTQKQLDPTMIGMVKKQKKKVKPGYKKKIRYAIADDQKQKRKIEQRQSNRSKRKARKQDF, from the coding sequence ATGACAAAATTTAACCAATTCGGATTAAACGATAATTTAATCCAAGCATTAGACGAAATAGGATTTAAAGAAGCAACAGAAGTGCAAGAGACATTGATTCCAGTGATAAATAAAGGAAAAAGTGTTGTTGGACAATCACAGACAGGTTCAGGAAAGACACACACGTTTTTATTACCACTGATGAATAAAATAGATACCAAAAAAGAAGAAGTTCAAGTCATTATCACAGCACCAAGTCGTGAGTTAGCAGAACAAATCTATCAAGCCGCAAATCAATTGGCTGGCCACTATGATGATGAGCTACGTGTGAGCAACTATGTGGGTGGAACAGATAAAAAACGCCAAATGGACAAGTTAGCAAACCAACAACCACATTTAGTGATTGGAACGCCTGGTCGTATTTTAGATTTAATTGAAAGTGGTGCACTAAAAACACATACAGCATTTGCTTTTGTCGTGGATGAAGCGGATATGACACTTGACATGGGATTTTTAGAAGATGTCGATAAAATTGCCGCAACATTACCTGGAAACTTACAAATGTTAGTCTTCTCAGCGACAATTCCAGTGAAATTAAAACCATTCTTGAAAAAATACATGGACAATCCTGTTGTGGAACATATCAAACCAACGTCTGTTATTTCTGATACGATTGAAAACTGGGTGATCTCGACAAAAAGTAAAGACGTAGAACAAGTCGTGTATGATTTATTAACGATAGGCCACCCATTTTTAGCGATGGTGTTTGCGAACACGAAACAAAAAGTTGATGAAATTACTGATTTCTTAAAAGAAAAAGGCTTAAAAGTGGCGAAAATTCATGGGGATATTCCACCACGTGAACGTAAACGTGTGATGAAAAGCATTCAAAACTTAGATTATCAATTTGTGGTAGCGACAGATTTAGCTGCTAGAGGGATTGATATTGAGGGAGTTTCTCATGTGATTAACGCGGAAATTCCAAAAGATTTAGAATTCTTTATTCACCGCGTGGGCCGTACTGGTCGTAATGGACTTCCAGGTATTGCAATCACATTATATGAGCCAAAAGATGAAGCAGCACTTGCTGAATTAGAAAAACTTGGCATTAGATTTGAACCAAAAACCATCAAAAAAGGGGAAATTGTGGATCATTATGATCGCAATCGTCGTGAGCAACGTTCTCGTACGCAAAAACAATTGGACCCAACGATGATTGGTATGGTGAAAAAACAGAAGAAAAAAGTCAAACCAGGCTACAAGAAAAAAATCCGTTACGCGATTGCCGATGATCAAAAACAAAAACGTAAAATCGAGCAACGTCAATCAAATAGAAGTAAACGTAAAGCAAGAAAACAAGATTTTTAA
- a CDS encoding heavy metal-binding domain-containing protein, with amino-acid sequence MLITTTENIPGKNYEIIGEVFGLTTNSKNVVRNIGAGLKNIVGGEIKAYTEMQEESRELAIQRLKENAKKMGADAIVMMRFDSGSIGADMQSVAAYGTAVKFI; translated from the coding sequence ATGCTTATTACAACAACAGAAAATATCCCTGGAAAAAATTACGAAATTATTGGCGAAGTATTTGGTTTAACAACAAATTCTAAAAACGTGGTTCGTAATATCGGTGCTGGTCTTAAAAATATCGTGGGCGGAGAAATTAAAGCTTATACTGAAATGCAAGAAGAATCTCGAGAATTAGCAATTCAACGATTGAAAGAAAATGCTAAAAAAATGGGAGCTGATGCAATTGTGATGATGCGTTTTGATTCAGGTTCTATTGGAGCTGATATGCAGTCAGTCGCAGCTTATGGTACAGCGGTAAAATTTATATAA
- the deoC gene encoding deoxyribose-phosphate aldolase translates to MNLAKYVDHTLLKPDATREQIKTLCEEAAEYDFASVCVNPFWVSYAAEILADAKAKVCTVIGFPLGANTTETKVFETTNAIENGAEEIDMVINIGALKNKEYDIVEQDIAAVVNASHPKAIVKVIIETCLLTDEEIVKACELSVAANADFVKTSTGFSTGGATPKDVKLMKDTVKDNAFVKASGGVRSKEDAFTMIEMGADRLGTSSGILLVKED, encoded by the coding sequence ATGAATTTAGCAAAATATGTCGATCACACGTTATTAAAACCAGATGCCACCAGAGAGCAAATCAAAACATTGTGCGAGGAAGCTGCAGAATATGATTTCGCCTCAGTTTGTGTCAATCCTTTCTGGGTAAGCTATGCAGCTGAAATTTTAGCTGATGCAAAAGCAAAAGTGTGTACAGTTATTGGGTTCCCTCTAGGAGCAAATACAACAGAAACCAAAGTATTTGAAACAACAAATGCTATTGAAAATGGTGCAGAAGAAATTGATATGGTCATTAATATCGGTGCACTAAAAAATAAAGAATACGATATCGTCGAACAAGATATTGCAGCAGTTGTTAATGCAAGTCATCCAAAAGCGATTGTAAAAGTGATTATCGAAACATGTCTTTTAACTGACGAAGAAATCGTTAAAGCGTGTGAATTATCTGTAGCAGCAAATGCTGACTTTGTTAAAACATCAACAGGATTCTCAACTGGTGGTGCAACACCTAAAGATGTGAAATTAATGAAAGACACGGTTAAAGACAATGCATTTGTTAAAGCATCAGGTGGCGTTCGCTCTAAAGAAGATGCCTTCACGATGATTGAAATGGGTGCTGATAGACTAGGAACAAGTTCTGGAATCCTTTTAGTAAAAGAAGACTAA
- the alr gene encoding alanine racemase: MIESTHRPSQVVVDLSAIEYNVKQELARLNDEQVLFAVVKANAYGHGAVKVAQAAEKAGAKGLCVSNLDEALELREAGITLPILVLSYVSPNYTNLAISQSISLTAPSLEWLKEVEESLAANPMMNPLSVHLKIDTGMGRIGLRDEDEMVQAKELFVLSNHMTLDGIFTHFSCADTKDTSYFELQQQRFTRAMDIFSDLEIPYIHTSNSATALWHDAWNSNLIRFGDALYGLNPSGKALDLPYELKPALSLTTELIHVKQVSTGEKIGYGATYTAEKEEWIGTLPIGYADGLIRKFQGYKVIIDGEYAEIVGRVCMDQCMIRLPKRYDVGTPVTIFGKNGTLENTLDDAAEFIGTINYEIVCGLTDRLPRIYENEEISHP, translated from the coding sequence ATGATAGAAAGTACACATAGACCAAGTCAAGTTGTGGTGGATTTATCTGCCATTGAATACAATGTTAAACAAGAATTAGCTAGATTAAATGATGAACAAGTCTTATTTGCAGTAGTTAAAGCCAATGCATATGGTCATGGTGCAGTCAAAGTCGCACAAGCAGCCGAAAAAGCAGGTGCAAAAGGGTTATGCGTGTCTAATTTAGATGAAGCACTGGAATTAAGAGAGGCAGGTATCACGTTGCCGATTTTAGTATTGAGTTATGTGTCGCCAAACTATACCAACTTGGCTATCTCACAAAGTATTTCTTTAACCGCTCCTTCACTTGAATGGCTAAAAGAAGTCGAAGAATCTCTAGCAGCAAATCCTATGATGAACCCATTAAGTGTGCATTTAAAAATTGATACAGGGATGGGACGCATTGGATTAAGAGATGAAGATGAAATGGTTCAAGCAAAAGAATTATTTGTCTTATCCAATCACATGACGTTAGACGGTATTTTCACACATTTTTCTTGTGCAGATACAAAAGATACTAGTTATTTTGAGCTGCAACAACAACGATTTACGCGTGCGATGGACATTTTTTCTGATTTAGAGATTCCCTACATTCATACATCAAACTCTGCGACAGCTTTGTGGCATGATGCGTGGAATAGTAATTTGATTCGTTTTGGTGATGCGTTATATGGCTTAAATCCTTCAGGAAAAGCCCTTGATTTGCCTTACGAGTTAAAACCAGCTTTATCCCTCACAACCGAATTAATTCACGTTAAACAAGTGTCTACCGGAGAAAAAATTGGGTATGGTGCGACTTATACAGCTGAAAAAGAAGAATGGATTGGCACACTTCCCATTGGTTATGCAGATGGATTGATTCGTAAATTCCAAGGTTATAAGGTGATTATTGATGGGGAATATGCTGAAATAGTGGGACGAGTGTGTATGGATCAATGCATGATTCGTCTGCCTAAGCGTTATGATGTTGGCACACCGGTGACGATTTTCGGAAAAAATGGCACACTAGAAAATACGTTAGATGATGCCGCAGAATTTATTGGCACGATTAACTATGAAATTGTGTGTGGCTTAACGGATCGATTGCCAAGAATATATGAGAACGAGGAGATTAGTCATCCATGA
- the efp gene encoding elongation factor P, with protein MISAVDLRAGNTFEKDGKLIKVLEASHHKPGKGNTVMRMKLKDLRSGSTVETTMRPDEKVKKAHIDTKAVQYLYIQDDMAVFMDLETYEQYEIPVSVIEHELNYLLDNMEVSIQFYDTEVVGVSLPSSVVLTVAETQPSIKGATVSGSGKPATMETGLVVNVPDFIEVGDKLEINTSEGNYMKRAK; from the coding sequence ATGATATCAGCAGTTGATTTAAGAGCAGGAAACACATTTGAAAAAGATGGTAAATTAATCAAAGTTTTAGAAGCAAGCCATCATAAACCTGGTAAAGGTAATACGGTTATGCGTATGAAACTAAAAGATTTACGTTCAGGTTCAACCGTTGAAACAACGATGCGTCCTGATGAAAAAGTAAAAAAAGCACATATTGATACAAAAGCTGTACAATACTTATATATCCAAGATGATATGGCAGTCTTTATGGACTTAGAAACATATGAACAATATGAAATTCCAGTATCAGTGATTGAACATGAATTAAACTACTTGTTAGACAACATGGAAGTATCAATCCAATTTTACGATACAGAAGTCGTTGGGGTATCTTTACCATCATCTGTTGTCTTGACAGTAGCAGAAACTCAACCTTCAATTAAAGGGGCAACTGTTTCAGGTTCTGGTAAACCAGCGACAATGGAAACAGGCTTAGTAGTCAATGTTCCTGACTTTATCGAAGTAGGCGATAAATTAGAAATTAACACGTCTGAAGGAAACTACATGAAACGTGCGAAATAA
- a CDS encoding AEC family transporter produces the protein MIAAYLNILVVFAIIFLGYMLTKKKWFDNHVADVFSKLVLNVTLPLSMFLNMTQQFTRDEFLELFAGLAIPFFSIMITFVISIVYSTITKVPDTRKGAFRTMFTAANTIFMGLPVNMAVFGEKAIPYALLYYICNTLFFFTIGIMMIGQDNLENRLNQSAFSFEKLLKQLLSPAILGFFVGVLWMLTDIAVPKPMIDFSSYLGGMTTGLSLFVIGIIVYQTGFKNIKMDKDVAGVILGRYIISPLIVYGLSFIISVPSLMLKVFILQSAMPVQTSMPIIAKGYGADETFVTTSLTYSLICYIVFIFVILTLFF, from the coding sequence ATGATTGCCGCTTATTTAAATATCTTGGTTGTGTTTGCGATTATCTTTTTAGGTTATATGCTAACCAAGAAAAAATGGTTTGATAATCATGTAGCAGATGTGTTTTCAAAATTGGTGTTAAATGTCACCTTACCATTAAGCATGTTTTTAAACATGACACAACAGTTTACAAGAGATGAATTTTTAGAATTATTTGCAGGACTGGCGATTCCGTTTTTCTCGATTATGATAACGTTTGTGATTAGTATCGTGTACTCAACTATTACAAAAGTCCCTGATACACGTAAGGGGGCGTTTCGTACCATGTTTACGGCGGCGAACACCATCTTTATGGGACTTCCTGTTAATATGGCAGTCTTTGGTGAAAAAGCCATTCCTTATGCGTTGCTTTATTATATTTGTAATACACTGTTCTTCTTTACGATTGGGATTATGATGATTGGGCAAGACAATCTGGAAAATCGTTTGAACCAATCAGCTTTTAGTTTCGAAAAATTATTGAAACAACTACTCTCGCCGGCTATTTTAGGATTTTTTGTCGGGGTATTATGGATGTTGACAGATATTGCTGTGCCAAAACCGATGATTGATTTTTCAAGTTATCTTGGTGGCATGACAACAGGGTTATCGTTATTTGTGATTGGGATAATTGTCTATCAAACAGGGTTTAAAAATATCAAAATGGATAAGGATGTCGCTGGCGTGATTCTTGGCCGCTACATCATCTCGCCACTTATTGTTTATGGGTTATCATTTATTATCTCTGTCCCAAGTTTGATGTTAAAAGTCTTTATCCTGCAATCAGCCATGCCTGTTCAAACGTCAATGCCAATTATTGCAAAAGGATATGGCGCAGATGAAACATTTGTCACGACGTCTCTGACTTATTCGCTCATCTGCTATATTGTCTTTATATTTGTCATTTTAACATTATTTTTTTAA
- a CDS encoding LCP family protein, translated as MPEMSRMDKRRQEEAKKHETKDKKSDRRQPSDVQPPTNQGVPSKKKPKKKKSWGFWVLIVLVALIALSGVGYAKGYFTAKMDKDNKEFEMTAFKGQKSQDDSVNILLLGSDSRGEDQGRSDSIMIAHYNKKTKQPQIVSIMRDTFVGIPTQDGLEYNKINAAYSYGGPEMVRQTIENNFGIPIQYYAVVNFDSFPKIIDVLAPRGLPITAEKDLEVEGTVIKKGQTNLSGHEALQYARFRKDAEGDFGRVRRQQQVMSAITKQATSPLHAWKLPEMLGAVVGYTQTDVPLSTYLSVGSSYLFSSHKSLEILTVPVEGSWENGYYDYAGSVLEINEDMNKQAIQKFFSK; from the coding sequence ATGCCTGAAATGTCTCGGATGGATAAAAGAAGACAAGAAGAAGCAAAAAAACATGAAACAAAAGATAAAAAAAGTGACAGACGACAACCTAGTGACGTACAACCACCAACGAATCAAGGCGTTCCATCGAAAAAGAAACCAAAGAAGAAAAAATCTTGGGGCTTTTGGGTGTTAATCGTACTTGTTGCGTTAATTGCTTTATCTGGTGTTGGGTATGCAAAAGGGTATTTTACAGCGAAAATGGATAAAGACAACAAAGAATTTGAAATGACAGCATTTAAGGGTCAAAAAAGTCAAGATGATAGTGTCAATATTTTATTACTAGGTAGTGATTCGCGTGGCGAAGACCAAGGTCGTTCGGATTCGATTATGATTGCCCATTACAATAAAAAAACCAAACAACCACAAATTGTGTCAATCATGCGCGATACGTTTGTTGGAATACCGACGCAAGATGGGCTTGAATACAATAAAATTAATGCAGCGTATTCGTATGGTGGACCAGAGATGGTGAGACAAACGATTGAAAATAATTTTGGCATCCCAATTCAATATTATGCAGTCGTTAATTTCGACTCGTTCCCTAAAATTATTGACGTGTTAGCACCACGTGGCTTGCCGATTACAGCTGAAAAAGATTTAGAAGTCGAAGGAACAGTGATTAAAAAAGGGCAGACTAATTTAAGTGGTCATGAAGCTTTGCAATATGCTCGTTTTAGGAAAGATGCTGAAGGAGATTTTGGTCGCGTGAGACGTCAGCAACAAGTCATGAGTGCTATCACCAAACAAGCAACAAGTCCACTTCATGCTTGGAAGTTACCAGAGATGCTTGGGGCAGTTGTTGGGTACACACAAACCGACGTTCCATTGTCTACTTATCTGTCTGTTGGAAGTAGTTATTTATTCAGTTCACATAAATCTCTCGAAATCTTAACAGTGCCAGTCGAAGGGTCGTGGGAAAATGGCTACTATGACTACGCCGGAAGTGTCTTGGAAATCAATGAAGACATGAATAAGCAAGCCATACAGAAATTTTTCAGTAAATAA
- a CDS encoding ABC transporter permease, with product MKNNNITKINAIMKLKSKMLLKNTAALIGPFMAIGMTILMKFLYSSMTENPEETQMMLGMALKMGVAFNIGMGAIMMTALPLAEDKEKHTLRALMTSSVNGVQFFIGSLVPPFLITLVVNYIILFVSGIDLANVNWLQYTIMTIVSALISCMLGLLLGIVAKSQVNANNIMMPLLLILTMIPMFADLNESMEKVSHYLYTGIMLEVVTSFVDGKTYHFNVQQSLILVITMVVIALLFVYFYKKVIVETD from the coding sequence ATGAAAAATAATAATATAACGAAAATCAATGCTATTATGAAATTAAAAAGTAAGATGTTGTTAAAAAATACAGCTGCGTTGATTGGTCCTTTTATGGCAATCGGAATGACGATTTTAATGAAGTTCCTCTATAGTTCAATGACGGAAAACCCAGAAGAAACACAGATGATGTTGGGGATGGCTTTAAAAATGGGGGTTGCGTTTAATATTGGGATGGGCGCAATTATGATGACGGCTCTTCCTTTAGCTGAAGACAAGGAAAAACATACGTTGCGAGCACTGATGACGTCATCTGTTAATGGCGTTCAATTTTTTATCGGCAGTCTTGTGCCACCATTTTTGATTACGCTTGTCGTCAATTATATCATCTTATTTGTGAGTGGGATTGATTTAGCAAATGTGAACTGGTTACAATATACTATTATGACGATAGTTTCAGCACTTATTAGTTGTATGTTAGGATTATTATTAGGTATTGTGGCAAAATCACAGGTGAATGCAAATAATATCATGATGCCATTGCTTTTGATATTAACGATGATACCAATGTTTGCAGATTTAAACGAGTCAATGGAAAAGGTATCACATTATTTATATACCGGTATTATGCTAGAAGTCGTCACGTCGTTTGTCGATGGTAAGACGTATCATTTTAACGTCCAACAAAGTCTTATCTTAGTGATTACAATGGTTGTGATTGCCCTTTTATTTGTGTATTTTTATAAAAAAGTGATTGTTGAAACGGATTAA
- a CDS encoding methionine ABC transporter ATP-binding protein, with product MSNIELIDVCKTYKTKKQTVEAVKHVDLSIKSGDIFGVIGFSGAGKSTLIRLLNLLEQPTSGIIEVDGEDITKLKGKSLRDYRKKVGMIFQHFNLLWSRTVLDNVLLPLEFSHVPKAEREARARELIKLVGLEGRENAYPSQLSGGQKQRVGIARALTNDPEILLCDEATSALDPQTTEEVLDLLLDINKQLGLTIVLITHEMNVIRKICNKVAVMETGSVIETGDTLSVFRHPEHEVTARFIKQDIQEDSEENEEAIQYLVKHYPEGLLVRLIFEGDKAKETVISQVIHKYNINVNILQASLRQANHSSFGTMLVQLTGDEATVSESLIYFEQHGVGVEVI from the coding sequence ATGAGTAATATAGAGTTAATTGATGTATGTAAAACTTATAAGACCAAAAAACAAACGGTCGAAGCAGTCAAACATGTTGATTTATCCATAAAAAGTGGCGACATTTTTGGAGTCATCGGTTTTTCAGGAGCAGGTAAGAGTACATTAATTCGTTTATTGAATTTATTAGAACAACCAACAAGTGGCATCATCGAAGTAGATGGTGAGGACATCACCAAATTAAAAGGAAAAAGTTTACGAGATTACCGAAAAAAAGTTGGGATGATTTTCCAACATTTTAACCTGTTATGGTCGAGAACGGTTTTAGACAATGTGTTGCTACCATTAGAATTTAGTCATGTACCAAAAGCTGAAAGAGAAGCAAGAGCACGCGAGTTGATTAAATTAGTTGGTCTTGAAGGCCGTGAAAATGCTTATCCAAGTCAACTTTCAGGTGGACAAAAACAGCGTGTCGGAATCGCTAGAGCACTAACAAATGACCCAGAGATTTTATTATGTGATGAGGCAACAAGTGCCCTTGACCCACAAACAACCGAAGAAGTACTCGATTTACTATTAGATATCAACAAACAACTTGGCTTAACCATTGTGTTAATCACACATGAGATGAATGTGATTCGCAAGATTTGTAACAAAGTCGCTGTCATGGAAACTGGCAGTGTGATTGAAACAGGAGACACCTTATCAGTCTTTAGACACCCAGAGCATGAAGTGACCGCAAGATTTATCAAACAAGATATTCAAGAAGACAGCGAAGAAAACGAAGAAGCGATTCAATATTTGGTGAAACATTATCCTGAGGGGCTATTAGTTCGCTTGATTTTTGAGGGAGATAAAGCAAAAGAAACGGTTATCTCGCAAGTCATTCACAAATACAACATCAACGTCAATATTTTACAAGCCAGTCTTAGACAAGCTAATCATTCATCTTTTGGAACAATGCTTGTGCAATTGACAGGTGACGAGGCAACGGTGTCTGAGAGTTTAATTTATTTTGAACAACATGGCGTAGGAGTTGAGGTGATTTAA
- a CDS encoding ABC transporter ATP-binding protein has protein sequence MILELNHIEKVFGEHTALKDISFKIDEGEIFGFLGPSGAGKTTTIKILTGQLKPTSGQATILGRDCLKINEEIYEQIGIVSDTSGVYERFSVYDNLKAFADILSVPYSRIDELIEEVGLVDQRKQVAGKLSKGQKQRLVIARAMLHQPKVLFLDEPTSGLDPTTANQIQNLFLELKKQQVGIFLTTHNMEEATKLCDRVALLDRGHIIETGAPKEICLRHNNDKAYKITLNTKEEVTLKDTASNIKQINQWFIDGRIETIHSCEPTLEDVFINVTGRGLV, from the coding sequence ATGATTTTAGAATTAAACCATATTGAAAAAGTGTTTGGGGAACATACAGCATTAAAAGATATTAGTTTTAAAATTGATGAAGGAGAGATTTTTGGGTTTTTAGGACCAAGTGGCGCAGGAAAAACCACCACAATCAAAATTTTAACAGGTCAATTAAAACCAACTAGTGGTCAGGCAACCATATTAGGACGGGATTGTTTAAAGATTAATGAAGAAATATACGAGCAAATTGGCATTGTCTCAGACACAAGTGGCGTGTACGAACGTTTTAGTGTGTATGACAATTTAAAAGCATTTGCTGATATTTTAAGTGTGCCATATTCTCGCATTGACGAATTGATAGAAGAAGTTGGGTTAGTCGATCAACGAAAACAAGTGGCTGGAAAACTATCCAAAGGACAAAAACAACGGCTAGTAATCGCTCGAGCTATGTTACATCAACCAAAAGTTCTCTTTTTAGATGAGCCAACAAGTGGATTAGATCCAACGACGGCAAATCAAATTCAAAACCTATTTTTAGAGTTGAAAAAACAGCAGGTTGGTATCTTTTTAACGACTCATAATATGGAAGAAGCGACAAAATTATGTGATAGAGTGGCATTACTGGATAGAGGGCACATCATTGAGACAGGTGCACCAAAGGAAATTTGTTTAAGACATAACAATGATAAAGCTTATAAAATTACACTAAACACAAAAGAAGAAGTGACACTAAAAGACACAGCGTCAAATATTAAACAAATCAATCAATGGTTCATTGATGGGCGTATTGAAACGATTCATTCTTGTGAGCCAACATTAGAAGATGTCTTTATCAACGTGACAGGAAGAGGGCTAGTATGA
- a CDS encoding DegV family protein, giving the protein MKIAIVTDSTAYIQEQYLDHENLFVLSVPLIIDDVVYQEGIDITDEAFYEKLKVAKEFPKTSQPALGEVYELYETLAKSGYDAVISIHLSTGISGFITTLNGISKDFSDIDIYPFDSYITSGPMGRMVEVSLEMTEEADADPKAIINHLEEMRRFAEGYIVVDDLNHLVRGGRLKNGAAIIGTLLKIKPILRFQDGDIILSEKIRSQKKALSRVIDIVLEEVPSKPHDSIFYVIHCNNPEVATHVREDMLKRDGDLNVILCNFGPVIGTHLGEKSIGIGVIPKK; this is encoded by the coding sequence ATGAAGATTGCAATAGTGACGGATAGCACCGCTTATATACAAGAGCAGTACCTAGATCATGAAAATTTATTTGTCTTATCTGTTCCATTAATCATTGATGATGTCGTTTATCAAGAAGGAATTGATATTACAGACGAAGCATTTTATGAAAAATTAAAAGTAGCCAAAGAATTTCCTAAAACTAGCCAACCTGCACTGGGTGAAGTTTATGAACTTTACGAAACATTAGCTAAGTCAGGATATGATGCCGTAATTAGTATTCATCTATCAACTGGGATATCTGGATTTATTACGACATTAAATGGTATTTCAAAAGATTTTTCTGACATCGATATTTATCCGTTTGATTCTTATATCACAAGTGGTCCAATGGGTCGAATGGTGGAAGTTTCTTTGGAAATGACAGAAGAAGCTGACGCAGATCCAAAAGCAATCATTAACCATTTAGAAGAAATGAGACGATTTGCAGAAGGGTATATTGTCGTGGATGATTTAAATCACTTAGTTCGTGGTGGACGGTTAAAAAATGGGGCAGCAATTATTGGAACCTTATTAAAAATCAAACCTATTTTACGTTTCCAAGACGGTGACATTATTTTATCAGAAAAAATTCGTTCTCAGAAAAAAGCCTTGTCTCGCGTAATTGATATTGTGCTTGAGGAAGTGCCAAGTAAACCGCATGATAGCATTTTTTATGTGATTCACTGTAACAATCCTGAAGTTGCCACTCATGTAAGAGAAGACATGCTGAAAAGAGATGGTGATTTAAACGTCATTTTATGTAATTTTGGTCCAGTTATTGGAACACATCTTGGTGAAAAATCAATTGGGATAGGTGTTATTCCTAAAAAATAG